A genomic window from Lycium barbarum isolate Lr01 chromosome 4, ASM1917538v2, whole genome shotgun sequence includes:
- the LOC132636118 gene encoding protein PHOX1, translating to MGKPTGKKPTKSKSSDSNVKHGKAASKVIDEDTAVFISMSQELKEEGNKLFQKRDHEGAMLKYEKALKLLPGNHIDVAYLHTNMASCYMQIGLGEYPRAINECNLALEVAPKYSKALLKRAKCYESLNRLELALRDVNRVLSIEPNNLTALEIAGQVKKAMEEKGLKIEELVLPPEYVEPPIPTKVVKDKSKKKKSNRFDRKKVLEVDEKKVEEVEEKKAEDKVVVEEKRSVKEEKMVSRTVKVILEEDIRWAELPVGCSIRLVRDIVLDRFPNLKGALIKYRDEEGDLVTITTTDELRLVESSAGPQSSLRLYIVEVTPDKEPLYEGMSGEDDINSSSYKSTIVTEDGHLEKERELNKGTTCVEDWIVQFARLFKNHVGFDCDPYLDLHEIGMKLYSETMEDTITSEEAQELFGIAAAKFQEMAALSLFNWGNVHMSRARKRVYFTEDSSRESVLEQVKSAYEWAVKEYEMAGRRYEEALRLKPDFYEGLLALGQLQFEHAKLCWYYLIGSKVELETGTCAEILELYNKAEDSMERGTEMWEEMEEQRLNGLSKNEEYKALLQKMRLDGLLKDKPAEEAEEQAANMRSQIYLLWGTILYERSVVEFKLGLPTWEECLEIAMEKFELAGASQIDIAVMIKNHCSNETALEGFKVDEIVQAWKEMYDTNKWQTGVPAFRLEPLFRRHIPNLHTVLENL from the exons ATGGGGAAGCCCACTGGGAAGAAGCCCACTAAATCAAAATCCAGTGATTCAAATGTGAAACATGGTAAAGCTGCCTCTAAAGTGATTGATGAAGACACAGCCGTATTCATCAGTATGTCCCAAGAATTGAAGGAAGAAGGGAACAAGCTGTTTCAGAAGCGTGATCACGAGGGTGCTATGTTGAAGTATGAGAAGGCTCTGAAGTTGCTTCCGGGGAACCATATTGATGTTGCCTATTTGCATACTAACATGGCTTCTTGCTATATGCAAATTGGCCTTGGCGAGTACCCAAGAGCCATTAATGAATGCAACTTGGCACTTGAAGTTGCTCCAAAGTACAGTAAAGCTTTGTTGAAGAGAGCAAAGTGTTATGAGTCATTGAATAGGCTGGAGTTGGCTTTAAGGGATGTTAACCGTGTTTTGAGTATTGAACCCAACAATTTGACTGCACTGGAGATTGCAGGCCAGGTTAAAAAGGCGATGGAAGAGAAAGGTCTAAAGATTGAAGAGTTAGTATTACCCCCAGAATATGTTGAGCCTCCAATTCCTACCAAGGTTGTAAAGGATAAGtcgaaaaagaagaagagcaacaGATTTGACAGAAagaaagttttggaagttgaCGAAAAGAAGGTTGAGGAGGTTGAAGAAAAGAAGGCTGAGGACAAGGTGGTTGTGGAGGAGAAAAGAAGCGTTAAGGAAGAAAAGATGGTGTCAAGAACAGTCAAAGTGATACTTGAGGAGGATATTAGATGGGCAGAATTACCAGTGGGTTGCAGTATTAGACTTGTGAGAGACATTGTTCTGGACCGATTCCCAAACTTGAAGGGTGCGCTTATAAAGTATAGGGATGAAGAAGGTGACCTGGTTACTATCACAACCACTGATGAGCTTAGGTTGGTTGAATCATCTGCTGGTCCTCAGAGTTCTTTAAGACTCTACATAGTAGAAGTTACGCCAGATAAAGAACCTCTATATGAGGGAATGAGTGGTGAAGATGATATAAATTCCAGCAGCTACAAATCAACTATAGTCACAGAGGATGGGCATCTGGAGAAAGAAAGGGAACTGAATAAAGGGACAACCTGTGTTGAAGACTGGATCGTCCAATTTGCACGGCTGTTCAAAAATCATGTTGGCTTTGATTGCGATCCATATCTGGATCTTCATGAGATAGGTATGAAACTATACTCTGAAACTATGGAGGACACTATTACAAGTGAAGAAGCACAAGAGCTTTTTGGAATTGCTGCAGCTAAGTTCCAAGAGATGGCAGCTTTGTCTTTGTTTAATTGGGGAAATGTTCATATGTCCAGAGCAAGGAAGCGGGTATACTTTACTGAAGACAGTTCTCGGGAGTCTGTATTGGAACAGGTTAAATCTGCATATGAATGGGCAGTTAAAGAATATGAAATGGCGGGACGTAGGTACGAAGAAGCTCTTAGGCTGAAGCCAGATTTCTATGAAGGCCTTCTTGCACTTGGTCAGCTGCAGTTTGAACATGCAAAACTCTGCTGGTACTATTTGATTGGAAGTAAAGTTGAGTTAGAGACAGGGACGTGTGCAGAGATCTTGGAGCTGTATAACAAGGCTGAGGATAGCATGGAAAGAGGAACGGAAATGTGGGAGGAGATGGAAGAACAGCGTCTTAatggactctccaaaaatgaagAATATAAAGCTCTGTTGCAGAAAATGAGATTGGATGGTCTACTAAAAGATAAACCAGCTGAAGAAGCTGAAGAGCAGGCTGCAAACATGAGGTCTCAGATTTACCTCTTATGGGGTACCATTCTCTATGAACGTTCTGTGGTGGAATTTAAACTGGGATTACCAACTTGGGAAGAATGTTTGGAGATTGCAATGGAAAAGTTTGAGCTAGCTGGAGCATCTCAAATTGATATCGCCGTTATGATAAAGAACCACTGTTCCAATGAAACTGCTCTTGAAG GTTTCAAGGTTGATGAGATAGTACAGGCATGGAAAGAGATGTATGATACTAATAAGTGGCAGACTGGGGTGCCAGCTTTCAGGCTAGAACCTTTATTCCGTCGTCATATTCCAAATCTCCACACTGTATTGGAAAATCTTTGA